The following coding sequences lie in one Thermodesulfobacteriota bacterium genomic window:
- a CDS encoding DotU family type IV/VI secretion system protein: protein MHLTDAFMELVAYVVYFVKTAGAKQPPYEQVKADVLRLLSQSESVVKRGLFSQEDYDLARFMVCAWIDEAILNSDWNQKSQWQREPLQRLYYHTLEAGEEAFERLNHLGLHQRDVREVYYLCLALGFKGRFHHPGDEHLLEQVKTSNLKLLLGSSVGLPSLERAELFPEAHPVEAVEIGPQKGKFRFSAFTLACLVGPVILFGLLFLIYQFALGGVGENLLKAVP, encoded by the coding sequence ATGCACCTCACTGATGCCTTCATGGAACTGGTGGCCTATGTGGTCTATTTCGTCAAGACAGCGGGGGCCAAACAGCCCCCTTATGAACAAGTCAAGGCCGACGTCCTGAGGCTTCTCAGCCAGAGCGAATCGGTGGTGAAGCGGGGTCTTTTTTCCCAGGAGGATTACGATCTGGCACGCTTCATGGTCTGTGCCTGGATCGATGAGGCGATCCTCAACTCCGATTGGAACCAAAAATCACAATGGCAGAGAGAGCCCCTCCAGCGCCTCTATTACCATACCCTCGAGGCCGGCGAGGAGGCCTTTGAACGGCTCAACCACCTCGGCCTTCACCAGAGGGACGTCCGGGAGGTTTACTACCTCTGTCTCGCCCTCGGGTTCAAGGGTCGATTTCACCATCCGGGCGATGAGCATCTCTTAGAACAGGTCAAGACCTCCAATCTGAAACTCCTTCTGGGTAGTTCGGTGGGCCTGCCTTCCCTGGAGAGGGCCGAACTCTTTCCGGAAGCCCACCCGGTCGAAGCCGTGGAGATCGGCCCCCAGAAAGGGAAGTTTCGATTCTCGGCCTTTACCCTCGCCTGCCTGGTCGGACCGGTGATTCTCTTCGGCCTTCTCTTTCTGATCTACCAGTTCGCCTTGGGCGGGGTGGGAGAAAATCTTCTTAAGGCGGTGCCGTAG